TTTTTCACTATATACTCTCTATCGGATTGGAAAACATTATAGGTATTTTAAGAGTAAGTTTGCTATAATACTTCGATTCAATGCTATTTTACTTTTCCTTCTTTCATTAGTAAATACTTTTGTATTATGGAGAAGCTTTCAAATATATCATAAAAACGATATGAATTTGTTTTATTTTATTTTAATCGTTTCGGGGATTTGTTCAACTATCCAATTGATAGTAGGCGAACTTGAGATGAAAAGAATACGAGGCATCCAAAAACAAGAGGAGCTAGACGGCAATGAAAAATAATTCTATAAAAGATATGTGCAGACAATATAGAAGTGAAGTGCAAATGCTGAGATTGATTTTACAGGTAGCCGAAAATATACAAGTAGAAGCTGTCGCCATGTCTGGTTCACGGACAAATCCAAAAGCACCAAAAGACGAGTTTCAAGACTATGATGTTGTTTATGTCGTGGACGACTTAGATAATCTGACGAGTGACCTTTCTTGGTTAGACCAGTTTGGCAAACGTATTATTGAGCAGCATAATGTCCTAGGCAACCGTCGACTTTATCTGATGCTATTTGAAGATGGAAATCGGATTGATTTGACCCTCTGCCCCAAAGACCACATTCAAGAGTGGGTGGATAGTGAAGCTGATTATACAGTTTTGAAAGATGAGAAAGGCTTGTTTGAGTCCTATACTACAAGTCCTCAACGTTACTGGACAAATCCAGCTAGTCAGACAGATTTCGAAAAAGCCTGCAATGAATTTTGGTGGGTGTCAGCCTACGTGGTTAAAGGGATTTGTCGCAAGCAAGCCATCTATGCCACGGATCATCTCTACGGAATTTGTCAACAAGAACTCTTGAAGGTCTTGGCTTGGCGAGTTGCAGCAGATAAGGGGACGATTGATATTGGCAAGAACTACAAGTATCTTTTTCAGTATTTACCTGCAGAGAAGGAGAAGGAATTCTCAAATCTGCTTGATTTTTCAAGTGTAGAGAAACTTACTCAGTCCTTATTTGCTACGATGAAACTTTTCCACCAAGAAGCTCAAATCCTTGCTCAAATGATGGGATTTGACTACGATAAGGAAGTGGCTGAGAAGATGATTAAGTATACTGAGGAGAGGTTGAACTAGTATGTTAGATTATGTATTTGCTACATTTTTTATGGGATTCCCAGGAGTACAAATTTTAGTATTGGTGTCCTCTATATTTCTAGCTATCAAAAGAAATAAGTTACATAAAAGGGTGTATGGATTATTTTTCCCGATTATTATAACGATGTGTAATATTTGGCTTATTTCAATAGATCGCACAGAGCTTTTTGATGATGCTTTAAGATTTTCGTTCTTTCTAATTTCTTTTTGTTTACCTATGCTTATTTCTTCCACACTCTATCACTCAATACGCTTATATTATTTATACAAATCAATCAAGTGGAGAGTCTTCCCTATCAGTATCTGTTATTTATTCGGTTTAATTTTTCATTATCTTAATACAATGCATTGGGAGGAGCTATTTCGAGGGCAAAAGTTTATGTTTAATATCTTGCTGATATCAACTGCTATAGTTTCTTATTTACCTTGTCAATATTTGTACACACTTCAAAGAAGAAAGAATAATCCATAGGAAATAGTTGCCTTTGCTTAATCTAAATAAGTGTTTGTGAATGACTTAAATAGTATCTAAAAATATTTTTCTTAATACCAATTTTAATGTAAAAACCTTCTCTACATTCTTTGAAAGGAGTTGAACACGCCCTAAATGCTGTGTGAAAACTCCTGACGCATTTTTTAAAACGTATTTTAAACTACAGAAAGGATAGTTTGGTTACTAGAGGTAACTGAACACGGGACTAATTTCTTAGGAAAAAAGATAAATCGCCTTAGGTTCATCGAACCTTGCATCCATTTCCTATTTTTCTACAGAAATTTTCGGCAAGCCGAATCGTCCCTTTGTATCTTATGTCTAACATTCAAAACATGTCCCTTGAGGACATCATGGGAGAGCGCTTTGGTCGCTACTCCAAATACATTATTCAAGACCGGGCTTTGCCAGACATTCGTGATGGATTGAAGCCGGTTCAGCGTCGCATTCTTTATTCGATGAATAAGGATGGCAATACCTTTGATAAGAGCTACCGCAAGTCGGCCAAGTCTGTCGGGAACATCATGGGGAATTTCCACCCACACGGTGACAGTTCTATCTATGATGCTATGGTCCGTATGTCTCAGGATTGGAAGAACCGTGAGATTCTAGTTGAAATGCACGGTAATAACGGTTCTATGGACGGAGATCCGCCAGCGGCAATGCGTTATACCGAGGCGCGTTTGTCTGAAATTGCTGGGTACCTTCTTCAGGATATCGAGAAGAAGACAGTTCCCTTTGCATGGAACTTTGACGATACCGAGAAAGAACCGACGGTTTTGCCAGCAGCCTTTCCAAACCTCTTGGTTAATGGTTCAACCGGGATTTCAGCTGGTTATGCGACAGATATTCCACCTCATAATTTGGCCGAAGTTATCGATGCGACAGTCTACATGATTGATCATCCAACTGCCAAGGTGGATAAACTCATGGAATTTTTGCCTGGACCAGACTTCCCGACGGGAGGAATCATCCAAGGGCGTGACGAAATCAAGAAGGCCTATGAAACTGGGAAAGGGCGCGTGGTCGTTCGCTCCAAGACGGAGATTGAAAAGCTAAAAGGTGGTAAGGAACAAATCGTTATCACTGAAATTCCTTATGAAATCAATAAGGCCAATCTGGTCAAGAAAATCGATGATGTTCGTGTCAATAACAAGGTGGCTGGTATTGCTGAGGTTCGTGATGAGTCTGACCGTGATGGTCTTCGCATTGCTATCGAACTCAAGAAAGACGCCAATACCGAGCTTGTTCTTAACTATCTCTTCAAATACACCGACCTACAAATCAACTACAACTTTAACATGGTAGCGATTGACAATTTCACACCTCGTCAGGTCGGGATTGTTCCAATCTTGTCTAGCTACATCGCCCACCGTCGTGAAGTGATTTTGGCTCGTTCACGCTTTGACAAGGAAAAGGCTGAGAAACGTCTTCACATCGTTGAAGGTTTAATTCGCGTAATTTCAATTTTGGACGAAGTCATTGCCCTTATCCGTGCCTCTGAGAACAAGGCTGACGCCAAGGAAAACCTCAAGGTCAGCTATGAGTTTACAGAAGAGCAGGCTGAAGCCATCGTGACCTTACAACTTTACCGTTTGACCAATACAGACGTTGTTGTCTTGCAGGAAGAAGAAGCAGAATTGCGTGAAAAGATTGCCATGCTTGCGGCTATCATCGGTGATGAACGGACTATGTACAATCTCATGAAGAAAGAACTTCGCGAGGTCAAGAAGAAATTTGCGACACCACGTTTGAGTACTTTGGAAGATACTGCGAAAGCAATCGATATTGACACAGCTAGTTTGATTGCTGAGGAAGATACCTATGTCAGCGTGACTAAGGCAGGCTATATCAAGCGTACTAGCCCACGTTCCTTTGCGGCATCCACTCTGGAAGAAATTGGCAAGCGTGATGATGATCGTTTGATCTTTGTACAAACTGCCAAGACAACCCAGCACCTCTTGATGTTTACAACTCTTGGGAATGTCATCTATCGACCAATCCATGAATTGGCAGACATTCGCTGGAAGGACATCGGAGAGCACTTGAGCCAAACGATTACAAACTTTGAAACTAACGAAGAAATCCTTTATGCAGAAGTAGTGGATCAGTTTGATGATGCGACAACCTACTTTGCAGCAACTCGCCTTGGTCAAATCAAACGCGTAGAACGCAAAGAATTCTCTCCATGGCGGACCTACAAGTCGAAGTCTGTCAAGTATGCTAAGCTAAAAGATGAGACAGACCAGATTGTAGCAGTGGCACCGATTAAACTAGATGATGTTCTCTTGATTAGTCAAAATGGTTATGCCCTTCGTTTCAATATCGAAGAGGTTCCCGTTGTCGGTGCCAAGGCTGCAGGTGTCAAGGCTATGAACCTGAAAGAAGATGATGTCCTCCAATCCGCCTTTATCTGTAACACTTCATCCTTCTACCTCTTGACCCAACGTGGTAGCTTGAAACGTGTCTCTTGTGAGGAAATTCCGGCGACCAGCCGTGCCAAACGAGGCCTACAAGTCTTGCGTGAGTTGAAAAACAAACCGCACCGTGTCTTCTTGGCTGGAGCAGTTGCAGAGCAAGGATTCGTTGGTGATCTTTTTAGTACAGAAGTAGAAGAAAACGACCAAACGTTACTTGTCCAATCTAACAAGGGAACAATCTATGAAAGCCGATTGCAAGACCTCAACTTGTCAGAACGTACTAGCAATGGAAGCTTTATTTCAGACACGATTTCAGATGAAGAAGTTTTCGATGCTTACCTCAAAGAAGTCTTTAAAGAGGACAAAGCAAGTTCGTAAAAAGAATCAGCCCAGAGGGCTGATTTCTTTGTGTTGAAAAATTTTCAGAAAATTACAAAAAATACTTGAAATTTTACTAGAAAAGTGTAGAATAGAACACATAGTTTGAATAGTATAAAGGAGAAACACATGACAGTTGCAATTGATTGGGAAAATCTTGGCTTTGCTTATATGAAACTACCTTACCGTTATATCGCTCACTACAAAAATGGTCAATGGGATCAAGGAGAATTGACAGAGGATGCAACCTTGCATATTTCAGAGTCTTCTCCAAGTCTCCACTATGGACAGCAAGCATTTGAGGGATTGAAAGCTTATCGTACCAAGGACGGCAGTGTTCAATTGTTCCGTCCTGACGAAAATGCCAAGCGTTTGCAACGTACTTGTGACCGTCTTTTGATGCCACAAGTTCCGACAGAAATGTTTGTAGAAGCTTGTAAAGCAGTTGTGCGTGCAAATGAAGAATACGTCCCACCATATGGAACAGGTGGAACCCTTTATCTTCGTCCACTTTTGATTGGTGTTGGGGATATTATTGGGGTTAAACCAGCAGAAGAGTATATTTTCACCATCTTTGCTATGCCAGTTGGTAACTATTTTAAAGGTGGTTTAGTCCCAACCAACTTCTTGATTCAGGATGTATACGACCGTGCAGCTCCGAATGGTACAGGTGCGGCCAAGGTAGGTGGAAACTATGCTGCTAGTCTCCTCCCAGGTAAAATGGCCAAGTCACGCCAATTTTCAGATGTTATCTACCTAGACCCATCTACACATACAAAGATTGAAGAAGTCGGATCAGCCAACTTCTTTGGAATCACGGCCGACAATAAATTTGTTACGCCATTGAGTCCATCTATCTTGCCATCTATTACCAAGTATTCTTTGCTTTACTTGGCAGAACACCGCTTGGGCTTGACACCGATTGAAGGCGATGTCCCAATTGATAATTTGGCTCGTTTTGTAGAGGCAGGTGCCTGCGGTACAGCAGCAGTTATTTCTCCAATTGGAGGTATCCAACATGGCGATGATTTCCATGTTTTCTATAGTGAAACAGAAGTAGGTCCTGTTACACGCAAACTCTATGATGAATTGACTGGTATCCAATTTGGTGATGTGGATGCACCAGAGGGATGGATTGTCAAAGTGGACTAAAAGACTGGAAGTAAAGAGAAACTCCATAGCAGTTGTAATAGCTGAAATGGAGTTTTTTCTTGCTAGTTTGAGCATTTTCTTGTACAATAGAAAAAGTGAAAAGAGGTAAAGTATGAGTAAAAAAGATAAGAAAATTGAAATCCAATTAACCGATGCAAAAGTGACTGTTGGAAAAGACAGCTATGAAGGATACATTTTGACGATTGGAAAAAAGGTTATTGGTGAAATTGCCGAATTAGATAGTCAATTTGCCATCATAAAGAATGGAAATGTCGATAGTTTTTATAAAAAACTTGAAAAAGCTGTGGAAATTTTGATTGAAAACTATAATTTGACAAAATAATACTTGTTTTATTGAAAATTTCATGATATAATAGTTCTCGTTAAACATTGGAGAGATAGCGAAGAGGCTAAACGCGGCGGACTGTAAATCCGCTCCTTCGGGTTCGGGGGTTCGAATCCCTCTCTCTCCATTCATCAATGGGGTATAGCCAAGCGGTAAGGCAAGGGACTTTGACTCCCTCATGCGTTGGTTCGAATCCAGCTACCCCAGTTCTTAGGTAATAAATTCAAGATAAAAAGAAAAATATCTTAGGGTATTTTATTTTTATAATTGAAAGACGTGAACGATATGAACATGTCTTTGCGGGTGCTTAGGAAAAAAATTATAAGTATGTCAAGTTTTTGGAAAAACTTGATTGTTGGAGGATTTTTTAGATGAACGAATTTGAAGATTTGCTAAATAGCGTTAGCCAAGTTGAGCCTGGTGATGTTGTTAGTGCTGAAGTATTGACAGTTGATGCGACTCAAGCTAACGTTGCAATCTCTGGGACTGGTGTTGAAGGTGTCTTGACTCTTCGCGAATTGACAAACGATCGCGATGCAGATATTAATGACTTTGTGAAAGTAGGAGAAGTATTGGATGTTCTTGTACTTCGTCAAGTAGTTGGTAAAGATACTGATACAGTTACATACCTTGTATCTAAAAAACGCCTTGAAGCTCGCAAAGCATGGGACAAACTTGTAGGACGCGAAGAAGAAGTTGTTACTGTTAAAGGAACTCGTGCCGTTAAAGGTGGACTTTCAGTAGAATTTGAAGGTGTTCGTGGATTCATCCCAGCTTCAATGTTGGATACTCGTTTCGTACGTAACACTGAACGTTTCGTAGGTCAAGAATTTGATGCTAAAATCAAAGAAGTTGATCCTAAAGAAAACCGCTTCATCCTTTCACGTCGTGAAGTTGTTGAAGCAGCTACTGCAGCAGCTCGTGCTGAAGTATTCGGTAAATTGGCTGTTGGTGATGTCGTAACTGGTAAAGTTGCTCGTATCACTAGCTTTGGTGCTTTCATCGACCTTGGTGGTGTTGACGGATTGGTCCACTTGACTGAATTGTCACACGAACGTAACGTATCACCTAAATCAGTTGTAACTGTTGGTGAAGAAATTGAAGTGAAGATCCTTGATCTTAACGAAGAAGAAGGTCGCGTATCACTTTCACTTAAAGCAACAACACCTGGACCATGGGATGGCGTTGAGCAAAAATTGGCTAAAGGTGATGTAGTAGAAGGAACAGTTAAACGTTTGACTGACTTCGGTGCATTTGTTGAAGTATTGCCAGGTATCGATGGACTTGTTCATGTATCACAAATTTCACACAAACGTATCGAAAATCCAAAAGAAGCTCTTACTGTTGGTCAAGAAGTTACTGTTAAAGTCCTTGATGTTAACGCTGACGCAGAACGTGTATCACTTTCTATCAAAGCTCTTGAAGAACGTCCAGCTCAAGAAGAAGGACAAAAAGAAGAAAAACGTGCTGCTCGTCCACGTCGTCCAAAACGTCAAGAAAAACGTGATTTCGAACTTCCAGAAACACAAACAGGATTCTCAATGGCTGACTTGTTCGGTGATATCGAACTTTAATCAAATTGATAATCACAAAATCCTTTGTTTAAAACAAGGGATTTTTCTTTTGTCTCTTTCCCATTTTTGATATAATAGTTCTATGTTAGATTCAGAAAAACAATCACAATATCAATTGTTAAATGAGGAACTCTCTTATTTACTTGAAGGTGAGAGCAATGTTCTTGCCAATCTTTCGAATGCTAGTGCCCTCCTAAAATCTCGCTTTCCAAATACTGTATTTGCAGGGTTTTATCTGTTTGATGGTAGCGAGTTGGTTTTAGGGTCTTTTCAGGGTGGTGTTTCTTGTATTCGCATTCCGCTTGGGAAAGGCGTTTGTGGAGAAGCTGCTGAGTTTCAAGAGACTGTTTTGGTTGGCGATGTGAGCACCTATCCAAACTACATTTCTTGTGATAGTATGGCCAAGAGTGAAATCGTGGTTCCCATGCTCAAGAATGGTCGATTGCTGGGTGTCTTAGACTTGGATTCTTCACTTATTGATGATTACAATGCCGTTGACCGTGATTACTTGGAACAATTTGTCGCTATTTTGCTTGAGAAGACAGAATGGGACTTTACGATGTTTGAGGAGAAAGCCTAATGTATCAAGCACTTTATCGAAAATATAGGAGTCAAACTTTTTCACAATTGGTCGGACAAGAGGTTGTGGCTAAAACCCTAAAACAAGCGGTCGAGCAGGAAAAGATTAGTCATGCCTATCTTTTCTCAGGCCCTCGTGGGACTGGGAAGACCAGTGTAGCCAAGATTTTTGCCAAGGCTATGAACTGTCCGAACCAAGTGGACGGAGAACCATGTAATAACTGCTATATCTGCCAAGCAGTGACAGAAGGTAGCTTAGAAGATGTTATCGAAATGGATGCGGCTTCGAATAACGGAGTTGATGAAATCCGAGAAATTCGTGATAAATCCACCTATGCTCCTAGTTTGGCACGTTATAAGGTCTATATCATAGACGAGGTTCATATGCTGTCTAC
This Streptococcus oralis DNA region includes the following protein-coding sequences:
- a CDS encoding aminoglycoside 6-adenylyltransferase — its product is MKNNSIKDMCRQYRSEVQMLRLILQVAENIQVEAVAMSGSRTNPKAPKDEFQDYDVVYVVDDLDNLTSDLSWLDQFGKRIIEQHNVLGNRRLYLMLFEDGNRIDLTLCPKDHIQEWVDSEADYTVLKDEKGLFESYTTSPQRYWTNPASQTDFEKACNEFWWVSAYVVKGICRKQAIYATDHLYGICQQELLKVLAWRVAADKGTIDIGKNYKYLFQYLPAEKEKEFSNLLDFSSVEKLTQSLFATMKLFHQEAQILAQMMGFDYDKEVAEKMIKYTEERLN
- the parC gene encoding DNA topoisomerase IV subunit A, which produces MSNIQNMSLEDIMGERFGRYSKYIIQDRALPDIRDGLKPVQRRILYSMNKDGNTFDKSYRKSAKSVGNIMGNFHPHGDSSIYDAMVRMSQDWKNREILVEMHGNNGSMDGDPPAAMRYTEARLSEIAGYLLQDIEKKTVPFAWNFDDTEKEPTVLPAAFPNLLVNGSTGISAGYATDIPPHNLAEVIDATVYMIDHPTAKVDKLMEFLPGPDFPTGGIIQGRDEIKKAYETGKGRVVVRSKTEIEKLKGGKEQIVITEIPYEINKANLVKKIDDVRVNNKVAGIAEVRDESDRDGLRIAIELKKDANTELVLNYLFKYTDLQINYNFNMVAIDNFTPRQVGIVPILSSYIAHRREVILARSRFDKEKAEKRLHIVEGLIRVISILDEVIALIRASENKADAKENLKVSYEFTEEQAEAIVTLQLYRLTNTDVVVLQEEEAELREKIAMLAAIIGDERTMYNLMKKELREVKKKFATPRLSTLEDTAKAIDIDTASLIAEEDTYVSVTKAGYIKRTSPRSFAASTLEEIGKRDDDRLIFVQTAKTTQHLLMFTTLGNVIYRPIHELADIRWKDIGEHLSQTITNFETNEEILYAEVVDQFDDATTYFAATRLGQIKRVERKEFSPWRTYKSKSVKYAKLKDETDQIVAVAPIKLDDVLLISQNGYALRFNIEEVPVVGAKAAGVKAMNLKEDDVLQSAFICNTSSFYLLTQRGSLKRVSCEEIPATSRAKRGLQVLRELKNKPHRVFLAGAVAEQGFVGDLFSTEVEENDQTLLVQSNKGTIYESRLQDLNLSERTSNGSFISDTISDEEVFDAYLKEVFKEDKASS
- a CDS encoding branched-chain amino acid aminotransferase — encoded protein: MTVAIDWENLGFAYMKLPYRYIAHYKNGQWDQGELTEDATLHISESSPSLHYGQQAFEGLKAYRTKDGSVQLFRPDENAKRLQRTCDRLLMPQVPTEMFVEACKAVVRANEEYVPPYGTGGTLYLRPLLIGVGDIIGVKPAEEYIFTIFAMPVGNYFKGGLVPTNFLIQDVYDRAAPNGTGAAKVGGNYAASLLPGKMAKSRQFSDVIYLDPSTHTKIEEVGSANFFGITADNKFVTPLSPSILPSITKYSLLYLAEHRLGLTPIEGDVPIDNLARFVEAGACGTAAVISPIGGIQHGDDFHVFYSETEVGPVTRKLYDELTGIQFGDVDAPEGWIVKVD
- a CDS encoding DUF2969 domain-containing protein, producing the protein MSKKDKKIEIQLTDAKVTVGKDSYEGYILTIGKKVIGEIAELDSQFAIIKNGNVDSFYKKLEKAVEILIENYNLTK
- the rpsA gene encoding 30S ribosomal protein S1, with translation MNEFEDLLNSVSQVEPGDVVSAEVLTVDATQANVAISGTGVEGVLTLRELTNDRDADINDFVKVGEVLDVLVLRQVVGKDTDTVTYLVSKKRLEARKAWDKLVGREEEVVTVKGTRAVKGGLSVEFEGVRGFIPASMLDTRFVRNTERFVGQEFDAKIKEVDPKENRFILSRREVVEAATAAARAEVFGKLAVGDVVTGKVARITSFGAFIDLGGVDGLVHLTELSHERNVSPKSVVTVGEEIEVKILDLNEEEGRVSLSLKATTPGPWDGVEQKLAKGDVVEGTVKRLTDFGAFVEVLPGIDGLVHVSQISHKRIENPKEALTVGQEVTVKVLDVNADAERVSLSIKALEERPAQEEGQKEEKRAARPRRPKRQEKRDFELPETQTGFSMADLFGDIEL
- a CDS encoding GAF domain-containing protein, yielding MLDSEKQSQYQLLNEELSYLLEGESNVLANLSNASALLKSRFPNTVFAGFYLFDGSELVLGSFQGGVSCIRIPLGKGVCGEAAEFQETVLVGDVSTYPNYISCDSMAKSEIVVPMLKNGRLLGVLDLDSSLIDDYNAVDRDYLEQFVAILLEKTEWDFTMFEEKA